From a region of the Tenggerimyces flavus genome:
- a CDS encoding Gfo/Idh/MocA family oxidoreductase, which yields MTGLRVGVVGLRFGGDFVPIYRDHPDVAEVAIADTDPAAVARVASQHGIASTFTSLEALVDAVDAVHVATPVRFHVEHVVSVLSAGRHCASAVPMAMDFEGIRRIIAAQEAAGRNYMMMETMVFGREYFFVRDLHARGELGPLSFLRGMHLQNLDGFPRYWYGYPPLKYATHALSPLLALADARVVSAHALGSGVLTPERRGDFDNPFPTETALFRLDKDGLTAEVTVSFFQLGRAYQEGFQVYGQEAGVEWPQLEGDELTVFRLDYPSSSRRGRAVSVERMHAPDRPDLLPTELHPFVRGGHSGAHPHLVHEFVRSIVEERSPLVDARTAARWTAPGIAGHESAMLGGQPVEVPDF from the coding sequence ATGACTGGACTCCGGGTCGGCGTGGTCGGCCTTCGCTTCGGCGGCGACTTCGTGCCGATCTACCGCGATCATCCCGATGTCGCCGAGGTGGCCATCGCGGACACCGACCCCGCCGCGGTCGCCCGGGTCGCTTCGCAGCACGGGATCGCGTCGACGTTCACCTCGCTCGAGGCGCTGGTGGACGCGGTCGACGCTGTGCACGTGGCGACGCCCGTACGGTTCCACGTCGAGCACGTCGTCTCGGTGCTGTCCGCTGGTCGGCACTGTGCGAGTGCTGTGCCGATGGCGATGGACTTCGAGGGGATCCGGCGCATCATCGCCGCGCAGGAGGCGGCCGGCCGGAACTACATGATGATGGAGACGATGGTCTTCGGTCGCGAGTACTTCTTCGTTCGCGACTTGCATGCACGTGGTGAGCTGGGGCCGCTGTCGTTCTTGCGCGGTATGCATCTGCAGAACCTCGACGGCTTTCCGCGTTACTGGTATGGGTATCCGCCGCTCAAGTACGCCACGCACGCACTGTCGCCGCTGCTCGCGCTCGCCGACGCGCGGGTGGTGTCGGCGCATGCTTTGGGGTCTGGCGTGCTGACACCGGAGCGGCGGGGTGACTTCGACAACCCGTTCCCGACCGAGACGGCCTTGTTCCGCCTTGACAAGGACGGGTTGACGGCCGAGGTCACGGTGTCGTTCTTTCAACTGGGACGGGCCTATCAGGAGGGCTTCCAGGTGTACGGCCAGGAGGCTGGTGTCGAGTGGCCGCAGCTCGAAGGGGACGAGCTGACGGTCTTCCGCCTGGACTACCCGTCGTCCTCGCGGCGCGGCCGTGCTGTCTCTGTTGAGCGTATGCACGCTCCGGACCGGCCGGACCTGCTCCCGACCGAGCTGCATCCGTTCGTCCGCGGCGGGCACAGCGGGGCGCATCCTCATCTGGTGCACGAGTTCGTCCGCAGCATCGTGGAGGAACGTTCACCGCTCGTCGACGCCCGCACCGCCGCGCGCTGGACCGCACCCGGCATCGCCGGGCACGAGTCGGCGATGCTCGGTGGTCAGCCGGTCGAGGTGCCCGACTTCTGA
- a CDS encoding GntR family transcriptional regulator, with amino-acid sequence MSNPPALAPLEQTATRSDLVVDAIRLAILQGQLAPGSSLVERRLAEMLGVSKTPVREALISLASTGLVTVHPNRGVAVRRLAVGDLERIYEVRLLLEPWAVGRTAKSQPDKAITEAKATLEEARTLLAEPDHSELSLTNRRFHRALYAACGNDIVVSQLDDLQHLTALGIVSLLWERWPTWTEEFEEHEGILDAVEKGNAKDAERLARQHIEHSLSRLQKSGTSTG; translated from the coding sequence ATGAGCAACCCACCCGCGTTGGCGCCGCTGGAACAGACGGCGACCCGCTCGGACCTCGTTGTGGACGCGATCCGGTTGGCGATCCTGCAGGGCCAGCTCGCGCCCGGATCCTCACTCGTCGAACGTCGCCTCGCCGAGATGCTCGGCGTCTCCAAGACGCCCGTGCGTGAAGCACTGATCAGCCTGGCGTCGACCGGGCTCGTCACCGTCCATCCCAACCGCGGCGTCGCCGTACGCCGGCTCGCCGTCGGTGACCTGGAACGCATCTACGAGGTCCGCCTGCTCCTCGAGCCGTGGGCCGTCGGACGAACGGCGAAGTCCCAACCGGACAAGGCGATCACGGAGGCGAAGGCGACACTCGAGGAAGCGCGTACGTTGCTCGCCGAGCCCGATCACAGCGAGCTCTCACTCACCAACCGGCGGTTCCACCGAGCGCTCTACGCCGCGTGTGGCAACGACATCGTCGTGTCCCAGCTCGACGACCTGCAGCACCTCACCGCGCTCGGCATCGTCAGCCTGCTCTGGGAACGCTGGCCGACCTGGACCGAGGAGTTCGAGGAGCACGAAGGGATCCTCGACGCCGTCGAGAAGGGCAACGCGAAGGACGCGGAACGCCTTGCCCGGCAGCACATCGAGCACTCGCTGTCGCGGCTTCAGAAGTCGGGCACCTCGACCGGCTGA
- the araD gene encoding L-arabinonate dehydratase codes for MNVKKPADLRSHAWYGDEGLRAFGHRSRTRQMGIGAEEHLGKPVIGIVNTWSEINPCHTHLRQRAEEVKRGVWQAGGYPVELPAISLSEPFQKPSTMLYRNLLAMETEELLRSYPIDGAVLMGGCDKTTPALLMGAASMDIPAIFVPAGPMLRGNWRGTTLGSGSDVWKFWADKRAGVIGEQEWAEIEEGIARSPGHCMTMGTASTMTSAAEALGMTLPGAASILAADSAHARMAAATGIRIVEMVWNDRKPSQILDERAYLDAVATVLALGGSTNAVIHLIAMARRSKAKLTLDDFDAVSRKVPVLANVRPTGAYLMEDFYYAGGLRALLWQLREVLHLDRLTATGHTFGEVIEGAEVHDADVIRPLDKPVWPEGGVAILRGNLAPNGAVIKHAAMDARFLQHTGPAVVFDNYKDLQARINDESLPITPDTVLVLRGTGPKGGPGMPEYGMLPIPDRLLKQGVRDMLRLSDARMSGTSYGACVLHISPESHIGGPLAFVRDGDRITLDVAARRLDVDLSDEELERRRAEWTAPAPAYGRGYGALYLEHIGQAEDGCDFDFLAREGVVAEPESR; via the coding sequence GTGAACGTGAAGAAGCCAGCAGACCTGCGCAGCCACGCCTGGTACGGCGACGAGGGCCTCCGCGCGTTCGGCCACCGCAGCCGAACTCGCCAGATGGGCATCGGCGCCGAGGAGCATCTCGGCAAGCCCGTCATCGGCATCGTCAACACCTGGAGCGAGATCAACCCCTGCCACACCCACCTCCGCCAGCGTGCCGAGGAGGTCAAGCGCGGCGTCTGGCAAGCCGGCGGCTACCCCGTCGAGCTCCCCGCGATCTCTCTGTCCGAACCGTTCCAGAAGCCCAGCACCATGCTCTACCGCAACCTGCTCGCGATGGAGACCGAGGAGCTCCTCCGCAGCTACCCCATCGACGGCGCCGTCCTCATGGGCGGCTGCGACAAGACCACGCCCGCGCTGCTGATGGGCGCCGCCAGCATGGACATTCCGGCGATCTTCGTTCCCGCCGGCCCGATGCTGCGCGGCAACTGGCGCGGCACCACGCTCGGCAGCGGCAGCGATGTCTGGAAGTTCTGGGCCGACAAGCGCGCCGGCGTCATCGGCGAGCAGGAATGGGCCGAGATCGAGGAAGGCATCGCCCGCTCCCCCGGTCACTGCATGACAATGGGTACGGCGTCCACGATGACCTCGGCGGCCGAAGCGCTCGGCATGACGCTCCCCGGCGCCGCCAGCATCCTCGCCGCCGACTCCGCGCACGCACGCATGGCCGCCGCCACCGGCATCCGCATCGTCGAGATGGTCTGGAACGACCGCAAACCCTCACAGATCTTGGACGAACGCGCCTACCTCGACGCCGTCGCCACCGTTCTCGCGCTGGGCGGATCCACGAACGCCGTCATCCACCTCATCGCGATGGCCCGCCGGAGCAAGGCGAAGTTGACACTCGACGACTTCGACGCGGTCTCCCGCAAGGTCCCCGTCCTCGCGAACGTCAGGCCGACCGGCGCGTACCTGATGGAGGACTTCTACTACGCCGGCGGCCTGCGCGCCCTCCTCTGGCAGCTGCGGGAGGTGCTGCATCTCGATCGGCTCACCGCCACCGGCCACACGTTCGGCGAGGTCATCGAGGGCGCGGAAGTGCACGATGCGGACGTGATTCGCCCACTGGACAAGCCGGTCTGGCCCGAAGGCGGCGTCGCGATCCTGCGCGGCAACCTCGCCCCCAACGGTGCCGTGATCAAGCACGCCGCGATGGACGCACGGTTCCTCCAGCACACCGGCCCCGCCGTCGTGTTCGACAACTACAAGGACCTGCAAGCCCGCATCAACGACGAGAGCCTGCCGATCACGCCGGACACCGTCCTCGTGCTCCGCGGCACCGGCCCGAAGGGCGGCCCTGGGATGCCCGAGTACGGCATGCTCCCGATCCCGGATCGCCTGCTGAAGCAGGGCGTTCGCGACATGCTGCGGCTCTCGGACGCGCGGATGAGCGGCACGAGCTATGGGGCGTGCGTCCTGCATATCTCGCCGGAGAGCCACATCGGCGGGCCGCTCGCGTTCGTTCGAGATGGCGATCGGATCACCCTGGACGTCGCGGCCAGGCGACTGGACGTCGACCTGTCGGACGAGGAGCTGGAACGCCGGCGAGCAGAGTGGACAGCGCCCGCACCGGCGTACGGACGCGGGTACGGCGCGCTCTACCTCGAGCACATCGGCCAGGCCGAGGACGGCTGCGACTTCGACTTCCTCGCCCGCGAGGGTGTCGTCGCCGAACCCGAGAGCCGGTGA